Proteins encoded within one genomic window of Cytophagales bacterium:
- a CDS encoding mechanosensitive ion channel has product MSDFIHFLSYVKSNLATVGISVGLLILYMAGRTFISKVIRRHAHRSHVSSDREIYVRKLVHILFLLITITLLGATWEISLKGLSVYFASIFTVIGVALFATWSVISNLTASIILFFFFPYRIGNMVRVIDGDNSIEGKIEDITLFYIRIRTTDHQVVVYPNNLAIQKPILQIRD; this is encoded by the coding sequence ATGTCGGATTTTATTCATTTTTTATCGTACGTCAAGAGCAATCTTGCCACTGTTGGCATATCCGTAGGATTATTGATCTTATATATGGCTGGTCGAACCTTCATCAGTAAGGTTATTCGTCGCCATGCCCATAGAAGCCACGTCTCCTCGGACCGGGAGATTTACGTGAGAAAGCTTGTTCATATACTGTTTTTGCTTATTACCATTACGCTGTTAGGAGCAACCTGGGAAATCTCTTTAAAAGGTCTTTCTGTTTACTTTGCATCGATTTTCACGGTAATCGGAGTAGCCCTTTTCGCAACATGGTCGGTAATCAGCAACCTTACTGCCTCAATCATCCTGTTTTTCTTCTTCCCATATCGCATAGGCAATATGGTCAGGGTCATAGATGGAGATAACTCTATCGAGGGAAAAATCGAAGACATCACACTGTTTTACATTAGAATTCGCACCACCGACCATCAAGTAGTTGTCTACCCGAACAACCTGGCCATTCAAAAACCCATTTTACAAATCCGTGATTAA
- a CDS encoding 2OG-Fe(II) oxygenase, giving the protein MNTYHSLENWLSWVDKLSSEDYVVIDHFLRPDLHLQVREFFLSRLALFKQAGIGALDQNSIDTTIRGDQTFWLDNVRDQEINGFWDLVDEMIHVFNRYCFLSLSGYEFHLANYPPGGHYAKHLDQFNDRNNRMISVVLYLNEGWQPGDGGELKLFHDNEQSSIVTPTAGKCVLFKSATMPHQVLPAQKERNSLTGWLLYQPTALGQFLG; this is encoded by the coding sequence TTGAATACGTACCATAGTTTAGAGAACTGGTTGTCCTGGGTGGATAAACTTTCTTCAGAAGATTATGTGGTTATTGACCACTTCCTAAGGCCGGACTTACACTTACAGGTTAGGGAATTCTTCCTCTCCAGGCTTGCATTATTTAAACAGGCGGGGATAGGTGCTCTCGACCAAAATTCCATTGACACGACCATTAGAGGTGACCAGACTTTTTGGCTTGACAATGTCAGAGATCAGGAGATCAATGGATTCTGGGATCTGGTGGATGAGATGATTCACGTGTTCAATAGATACTGCTTCCTTAGCCTGTCTGGTTACGAGTTTCACCTTGCGAACTACCCTCCGGGTGGTCATTATGCGAAACACCTGGATCAATTCAATGATCGCAACAATCGGATGATTTCAGTGGTCCTTTACCTGAATGAAGGTTGGCAACCCGGTGATGGTGGTGAGTTAAAACTCTTTCACGATAATGAACAAAGTTCAATTGTCACTCCAACTGCAGGTAAGTGTGTGCTTTTTAAAAGTGCCACCATGCCTCACCAGGTATTGCCTGCTCAAAAAGAACGAAACAGTCTGACTGGTTGGCTTTTGTATCAGCCCACAGCATTGGGTCAGTTTTTAGGGTGA
- a CDS encoding isoaspartyl peptidase/L-asparaginase, protein MKPFAIAIHGGAGTVSKTKMTKWKAEAYEQILKRAYTVGYKTLEKKGSSLDAVVEAIMIMEDSSLFNAGKGSVFAHDGAFEMDASLMEGQKLNAGAVASVSHVRNPILLAACVMKKSRHVLISGEQALTYAKENDLKTEPTEYFYDEFRYKQWQRALKKDQVELDHDDEKFGTVGAVALDKKGNLAAGTSTGGMVNKKYGRIGDSPLIGIGTYANNESCAISCTGHGEYFIRSVVAYDISARMLYRDQTLEEATREVIMEKMPAMGGRGGLIGVDKHGNVVLPFNTKGMYRGFKSYNGDEFVGIFE, encoded by the coding sequence GTGAAGCCATTTGCGATTGCTATCCATGGGGGAGCTGGCACTGTTTCCAAAACGAAAATGACCAAGTGGAAAGCCGAGGCGTATGAACAGATTCTGAAGCGGGCCTATACCGTGGGATATAAAACCCTGGAAAAGAAAGGCTCTTCTCTTGATGCGGTTGTGGAGGCCATTATGATCATGGAGGATTCTTCACTTTTCAATGCTGGGAAGGGATCCGTCTTTGCCCACGATGGAGCCTTTGAAATGGACGCTTCTCTGATGGAAGGCCAGAAGTTAAATGCGGGTGCAGTTGCAAGCGTTTCTCACGTGAGGAACCCTATTCTGCTGGCAGCATGCGTCATGAAGAAATCAAGACATGTGCTGATAAGTGGGGAGCAAGCATTGACCTATGCCAAAGAAAATGATTTAAAGACCGAGCCGACGGAGTACTTCTACGACGAGTTTAGATACAAGCAATGGCAAAGGGCCTTGAAAAAGGATCAGGTGGAGCTGGATCACGATGACGAAAAGTTTGGCACTGTAGGTGCAGTGGCATTAGATAAGAAAGGAAATCTGGCCGCCGGGACCTCCACGGGTGGTATGGTAAACAAGAAATATGGCAGGATAGGTGACAGCCCTTTGATAGGGATCGGCACCTATGCCAACAATGAAAGCTGTGCAATTTCCTGTACCGGACACGGTGAATATTTCATCAGATCGGTAGTTGCTTATGACATCTCTGCGAGAATGTTGTATCGGGATCAAACCCTGGAGGAAGCGACACGCGAGGTGATCATGGAAAAGATGCCAGCCATGGGTGGTCGGGGCGGTCTGATCGGAGTGGATAAGCATGGGAATGTCGTGCTGCCATTCAACACCAAAGGCATGTACCGTGGCTTCAAGAGCTACAATGGAGATGAGTTTGTTGGGATTTTCGAGTGA
- a CDS encoding sigma-70 family RNA polymerase sigma factor, whose translation MEQIVDRQALRKLSDEEIVNLIVEHNRTDLFEVIYDRYALRIYQKCLSFTRDDYEAKDVAHDVIVKLFLQLTKFGGKSKFSTWVYKVAYNHCVDYQAIRKKKLSLSEELALEAGKSEPSDVPEDSELMELSIDTLTALMEQLTPAEKSIILMKYQDGLSIKEIASLTQAGESSVKMKLKRTKAKLIALYGRR comes from the coding sequence ATGGAGCAGATTGTAGATAGGCAAGCGCTTCGAAAGTTATCTGATGAAGAGATTGTGAATCTCATCGTGGAACACAATCGTACGGACCTATTCGAAGTAATCTATGATCGATATGCACTCAGGATTTATCAAAAATGTCTCAGTTTCACCAGGGATGATTATGAGGCCAAAGATGTAGCGCACGATGTGATCGTGAAGCTTTTTCTCCAGTTGACCAAATTCGGTGGCAAATCGAAGTTTTCAACATGGGTTTACAAGGTGGCATATAATCATTGTGTAGATTATCAGGCCATTAGGAAAAAGAAGCTATCTCTGTCTGAAGAACTGGCGTTGGAAGCAGGCAAATCGGAGCCTTCTGATGTCCCGGAGGATAGCGAATTGATGGAACTTAGTATTGATACGCTGACCGCATTGATGGAGCAGCTCACCCCGGCGGAGAAATCAATAATTTTAATGAAATATCAAGATGGGTTATCCATTAAGGAGATTGCTTCGTTAACACAAGCAGGAGAGAGTTCTGTGAAAATGAAACTCAAGCGAACAAAAGCAAAGCTGATAGCACTTTATGGCAGACGGTAA
- a CDS encoding PepSY-like domain-containing protein yields MSAPFSKSAVLAILTLVTTSWIASATSDNPDPKIQAAFEKRFPGVKNVHWEQNAAKDFVAWFYFQEGEAEASFSKSGSWKYTKIEFLPDAIPEPIEDYLNEDYPDGVFMEAHTYEDPRTPLRYVIILGLEDNEESNDDTTYIQLDFDKDGKYLSLMEVSY; encoded by the coding sequence ATGAGTGCTCCTTTTTCCAAATCAGCGGTGCTTGCCATTCTGACGCTAGTGACCACTTCCTGGATAGCTTCAGCAACCAGCGACAACCCGGATCCAAAAATACAAGCAGCTTTCGAAAAAAGATTTCCAGGTGTAAAAAATGTCCATTGGGAACAGAATGCTGCCAAGGATTTTGTGGCGTGGTTCTACTTTCAGGAGGGAGAAGCGGAAGCTAGTTTCTCAAAAAGTGGGTCATGGAAGTATACAAAAATAGAATTCTTGCCTGACGCAATTCCTGAGCCCATCGAGGATTATCTCAATGAGGACTATCCTGATGGGGTTTTCATGGAAGCACATACGTACGAAGATCCAAGAACGCCATTGCGTTATGTCATCATCTTAGGTCTGGAAGACAATGAAGAAAGTAATGATGATACGACCTATATACAACTCGACTTTGATAAGGACGGAAAGTATCTTTCACTGATGGAAGTATCCTACTAG
- a CDS encoding cold-shock protein: protein MGRKNYNAFLKKQRAEQKRKKKEEKQKKKEEREHTSGSLDNMIAYIDEDGNIVDTPPEE, encoded by the coding sequence ATGGGGAGGAAAAATTATAATGCTTTCTTGAAAAAACAGCGAGCTGAGCAAAAGAGAAAGAAAAAAGAAGAAAAACAGAAGAAGAAAGAAGAACGAGAACATACCTCTGGTTCATTAGACAATATGATCGCCTATATTGATGAGGATGGCAACATCGTTGACACACCTCCGGAAGAATGA
- a CDS encoding DUF2141 domain-containing protein, which produces MRYVLLSIVLLNLMGFKAKERGILTLHLENIRSTKGNILVGIYKDQESWSKRTPFLEYTFSKTNMIEGRLTLTLTNMEPGLYGLALLDDANGNEIVDMGMIFPKEGFGFSDYYHRSFLPPRFRDFTFIYPEKQNVNVKFRYLNKDS; this is translated from the coding sequence ATGCGATATGTGTTGTTGAGCATCGTTTTGCTGAACCTCATGGGGTTCAAGGCTAAGGAGCGGGGAATCCTTACGCTTCATCTGGAAAACATTCGTTCAACCAAAGGGAACATTCTTGTAGGGATTTATAAGGACCAGGAAAGTTGGTCCAAAAGAACACCATTTCTGGAGTATACCTTCAGCAAGACAAATATGATCGAAGGCAGACTTACACTGACTTTGACCAACATGGAGCCTGGGCTATATGGCCTGGCCTTGTTGGATGACGCGAATGGCAATGAAATTGTGGACATGGGAATGATCTTTCCGAAAGAAGGATTTGGTTTTTCTGATTACTATCATCGATCATTCCTCCCTCCACGTTTCCGGGATTTCACGTTCATTTATCCAGAGAAACAAAACGTCAACGTAAAGTTTCGCTATCTCAACAAGGACTCCTGA
- the mgtE gene encoding magnesium transporter: MIIEKPWETIKEQLLSPNPEVIKDFLDELRSEDIAGIVSHLEKEERVQLLHVLKPAEAAELIDEIPWQQAVKILEDMGAQETAAILQELPSDDQADFLAEFETANQNAILDEWQPDAVEEVKKLIQYDDHSAGGLMITEFLAFDESLTVGEVVKNLSDHAEKYERYNLQYIYVTSHDKFEGVLQMRDLLLRKRSTPLTDIVLRDAMTVNNDDHLDELISFFDTHDFYGVPVVNQKRDLLGVVLRKDLREAETEQINYEHLETQGIVGGEELRTLPILIRAKRRLSWLSVNILLNIAAASVIAVYQDTLSAVIALAVFLPIISDMSGCSGNQAVAISLRELSLGVIKPFELVRVLWQEASVGLINGLVLGTLIGLAAWIWKGNIYLGLVVGGALGINTLIAVSLGGAIPLILKRFNVDPALASGPLLTTITDMLGFFLALTFASSLISHL, translated from the coding sequence ATGATCATTGAAAAGCCCTGGGAAACCATCAAAGAACAACTCCTATCTCCTAACCCGGAAGTGATCAAGGACTTTCTCGATGAATTGAGATCGGAAGATATTGCTGGCATTGTCAGTCACCTGGAAAAAGAGGAACGAGTACAGCTCCTGCATGTATTAAAGCCGGCAGAGGCCGCGGAATTGATCGATGAAATCCCCTGGCAGCAAGCGGTTAAGATACTGGAAGACATGGGGGCTCAGGAAACTGCTGCAATTCTGCAGGAGCTACCAAGCGATGATCAGGCGGACTTTTTGGCTGAGTTTGAGACGGCCAATCAAAATGCCATCCTGGATGAATGGCAACCAGATGCAGTAGAAGAAGTCAAGAAACTCATTCAATATGATGATCACTCTGCAGGGGGATTAATGATCACGGAATTCCTGGCTTTCGACGAATCTCTGACAGTCGGCGAAGTGGTCAAAAACCTAAGTGATCATGCTGAGAAGTATGAACGCTACAACCTACAATACATTTATGTGACTTCTCACGATAAGTTTGAAGGGGTTTTGCAGATGCGAGATCTCCTGCTTAGAAAACGGAGTACTCCGCTGACTGATATTGTGTTGCGGGATGCGATGACTGTTAATAATGACGATCACCTGGATGAATTGATTAGTTTTTTTGATACCCACGATTTTTACGGGGTGCCAGTCGTCAATCAGAAACGAGACTTGTTGGGAGTGGTGTTACGTAAAGACCTACGTGAAGCAGAAACTGAACAGATCAACTACGAACATTTGGAAACCCAAGGTATCGTCGGTGGAGAAGAACTCAGGACGTTGCCGATACTTATAAGAGCCAAACGACGCCTCTCCTGGTTGAGTGTCAACATTTTACTAAACATTGCTGCTGCCAGTGTCATTGCGGTTTATCAGGATACGCTTTCAGCCGTTATTGCTTTGGCTGTATTTCTTCCGATCATTTCTGATATGAGCGGCTGTTCAGGAAATCAAGCTGTGGCGATTAGTTTACGTGAGTTATCTCTAGGAGTGATCAAACCTTTTGAATTGGTACGTGTACTCTGGCAAGAGGCTTCGGTTGGTTTGATCAATGGCCTGGTTCTCGGCACGTTGATTGGATTGGCAGCCTGGATATGGAAGGGAAACATCTACCTCGGATTGGTTGTAGGAGGCGCGTTGGGAATCAATACGCTCATTGCCGTATCTCTGGGAGGGGCCATACCATTGATCTTGAAGCGGTTCAACGTGGATCCTGCGTTGGCATCAGGTCCTTTGCTCACTACCATCACAGACATGCTGGGATTTTTCCTTGCATTGACGTTTGCCAGCTCGCTTATATCCCATTTGTAA